From the genome of Thauera chlorobenzoica:
GCGCACCGAGCTCTTGCTCAGCTCGGTGGCGAGCACGCGCTCGAACAGCGGCGCCAGGGCGACGGTGAAGTTGCCGTTGCCGCAGTACAGCTCGAGCAGGTCGCCGCCCAGGTCTCTGGCCTGCGCGCGCGCCCACGACAACATCTGCCGGTTCACCCCGCCGTTGGGCTGGGTGAAGCTGCCTTCGAGCTGCTGGTAGGACAGGCGCTTGCCGTCGACCTCGAGCACCTCCTGCACCCAGTCGCGTTCGAGGACGATCTTCTGCTTGCGGCTGCGGCCGATGAGCTGGATCTGCAGGTCGGTGGCGAGCGTGCGCGCGGCGGCCTCCCAGGCCTCGTCGAGCGGGCGGTGGTAGACCAGGCTCACCAGGCACTCGCCGCTCAGGGTGGCGAGGAACTCGACCTGGAAGATCTTGCGCCGCAGGGGGTCGCTGGCCTGCAGGCGCTCGCGCAGCAGCGGCATCAGGCGGGCGATCGGTTCGGCGGCGGCAGCGAAGGTGTCGAGCAGGATCGGCTGCTTCGGCTCGGCGCTGTCGAACATCGCGTAGTCGATGCGGCCCTCGTGGTGCCACAGGCGGAACTCGGCGCGCAGCCGGTAGTGCAGCGGGGCGGAGCGGAAGACGGCGGGCGCGGGCAGGCCGAACTCGGCGAACTCGGCGCGGTAGCGCGCGAGCTTGGCGGCGAGCTGGTCCTCGTAGCGGGCGGGGTCGATGGCGGGCAGGGCCATGGGTCAGGGTTCCTCGTCTTCGCTGCCGGCCTCGTCGGGCAGTACGTCGGCGAGTGCGAAGGCGTTGGTTTCCGGCAGCGGGTGGCCGGCGGCGGCGAGGACCTCGCCGAGCGTGCCGTGGATGATGCGGTCGGCGAGCACGCGGTAGTCGAGGGCGACGTCGAGCAGCGGGCCTTCGCTGATCAGGCCGTTGCGGCGCTCGATGAAGCCCAGCCGGGCGAGCTTGCCGAGCATGAAGTTGCGCACCTTGGTGCGTCCGCCCAGGCGCGGGCCGAAGTCGGCGATCAGCGAAGCTTCGGTGAGTGCGCCCGATACGCTGTCGCCGTGAGCGACCGGCTTGTCGGTGCCGAACAGATCGCTCTGGCCGTCGTCGACCCGCTCGCGGCGGGTGACCTGGCGCTCGCGCTTGGGCAGCACGATCAGCGCCCAGATCACCACCAGCAGGGCGATTTCGTCGCGCGTGAGGCCGAGGTTGCTGGCGGCGTACTCGCGGCCGGCGCCGAACACTGGATCGGCCAGCTCGGCCTGCAGGGCAAGGCCGACATGGGCGGCATAGGGGTTGTCGAGCAGGCGCAGGCCGACTTCGCCCAGGCGGCGGTCGAGTTCGTGGCGGAAGGTCTCGTCCACCAGCGCGCGGCGTACCAGGCGATCGCTGCGCGGCAGCCAGCGCTGGGCGAGGAGGCGGGCGGTGAGGGTCTTGAGTTCGTGTTCCATGCGGGAGGGGGGCGGATGGCGGGTCAGGCTGTGGGGCGGGCGGCGGCCCCCGGGCCGGCGGCTGGCGTCGCCGCGGTGGGCTGCGGTGGGCGCGGGCGCACTTCGCCGAGCGTGATGGTGGCGATCTCGTCCTCGCCGACTTCGGTCAGGCCGTCGGTGAACTCGACCTCGAGCGGCAGGCGCATGAAGGCGCCGACCGGGCCGTCTTCCGGGCCGCTGGCGCCGCCGTCGGCGAGCAGGGCGAGCAGCGACAGGCGGTAGCTTGCGGAAGCGAAGCCGTCGCCGGCGACGAGGTGGTGCAGGGGCCGGGGCGCCGGCAGGGTGGCGAGGCGATGGCTGAAATGCTCGAGCAGGCGCAGGTCCTCGGTCTGCGGTGCGGCATCGGTCGGTGCCCGCTCGGGCGGGGGCAGGCGGGGGTCGATTTCGGCGGCCGCAGTCTTGCCGTCGAGCATGCTTTCGGCGCGGTCGAGCAATTCGTGGCCGCCCGCCAGCAGCGCCAGCTCGGGTACTGCGGCGAGGGTGCCGGCCCCGAGTGCGGCGAGCGTGGCGGGATCGAGCCCGCGCAGCCAGGCGGTGACGTCGGACGACGAGATGCCCGATGCGCCCAGGGTCACGCGCTGCGCCTCGATCTTGTTGAGCGCGCGCTGGAAGGCCGCATCCACCCGTGCCAGGCGCGACTGGGCGAGCCCGATGCGCTGGGCGATGCGGGCGAGGTCGAAATCGGCTTCGGGGTCGGCGAGCAGGGTGTTGAGGATCGCGGTGCCGCGCTCGAGCCAGCGCCCGTTGGCCGACAGGCGGCGACGGGCGTCGAGGATGCGGAACTCCGAGCCGGAGGCGATCGCCTCCTCGAAATGCCAGGTGAGGTCGTTGAGCTTGGACAGCAGGTGGCCGAGCGCCTCGGGGGTGACGCTGCCCACCGCCTGCAGGCCGGCGAGCTGGGCGGTGAGGAAACCGAGCTCGGCATCCTCTTCCGCGCCGAAACGCAGCAGCATCGCGATCGCCGCCACCGCGTTGCGGCCGATGTCGGACAGCGCGTAGTGGCCGTCCTCGCCGATCGCCAGCAGGGCGTTGTCGCGCAGGCGCTTGAGCACCGTCTCGAGCTTGACCGCATCGAGATAGCTGAAGCGCGCGCGCAGCGCCTCCGGCGACCAGCGCGGGGCGTCGGCCTCGCGGCCGATCTCGCGCAGCACCAGGAGGCGCATCAGCACCTCGGCCTCGGTGCCGCGGAACAGCGTGATGAAGGCGTCGAGCAGCGGGCGCGCAGAATTCAGCGCCGCCAGCTCGGGCACTTCGTCGGCGTCGACGCCTGCAGCGAGGAAGTCGGACAGGAAGGGGTCGTTCAAGCCTGCAACGCCCTTGCCTTAGACACCCTGCTTGAGGCTTGCGCCGATGAAGTCGTCCAGGTCGCCGTCGAGCACCGCCTGGGTGTTGCCGACTTCGTAGTTGGTGCGCAGATCCTTGATGCGTGACTGGTCGAGCACATAGCTGCGGATCTGGTGGCCCCAGCCGATGTCGCTCTTGGAGTCTTCGAGCTTCTGCTGTTCGGCCTGGCGCTTGCGCAGTTCCAGCTCGTACAGGCGCGCCTTCAGCATCGACATCGCCTCGGCCTTGTTCTTGTGCTGCGAGCGGTCGTTCTGGCACTGCACGACGATGCCGGTCGGCTCGTGGGTGATGCGCACCGCGGAGTCGGTCTTGTTGATGTGCTGGCCGCCGGCGCCCGAGGCGCGGTAGGTGTCGATGCGCAGGTCCGCCGGGTTGATGTCGATCTCGATCGAATCGTCCACTTCCGGGTACACGAACACCGAGGTGAAGCTGGTGTGGCGGCGGGCGTTGGAGTCGAACGGTGACTTGCGCACCAGGCGGTGGATGCCGGTCTCGGTGCGCAGGTAGCCGTAGGCGTAGTCGCCGCTGAGCTTGATCGTGCAGTTCTTGATGCCGGCGACTTCGCCTTCGGTTTCTTCCATCAGCTCGACGGCGAAGCCCTTCTTCTCGCCGTAGCGCAGGTACATGCGCTCGAGCATCCCGGCCCAGTCCTGGGCCTCGGTGCCGCCGGCGCCGGCCTGGATTTCGATGAAGCAGTTGTTCGGGTCCATCGGGTTGCCGAACATGCGGCGGAACTCGAGCTTCTCGACTTCGGCGGCCAGCGCGCCGAGGTCGGCCTCGACCGCCTCGAAGGTGTCGTCGTCGTCCTCGGCTTCGGCGAGCTCGAACAGATCCTTCAGGTCGCGCGATTGCGTGTCGATGTTCTGCAGGGTGACGACCACGTCCTCGAGCTGGCGCTTTTCCTTGCCCAGCTCCTGGGCGCGTTCGGCGTTGTTCCACACCGCCGGGTCTTCCAGCGCGCGATTGACTTCTTCGAGCTTCGATGCTTTCACATCGTAGTCAAAGATACCTCCGTAGTTCGCGACCGCGGGCGGCGAGGTCGGCGAGTTTTTCGGCGATGGCGTTCTGGCGTTCGGCTTCCATGGCTGCGGCTCCGGCTGAATCTGGGAAACCGCGCATTATACCCGGGGGCGGGGAGCGCCGGACGGGCGATCGCACGCCCGCGGCACGGGGTATCGCCCTGGTCTATGTTGTAGAAGGAGGGCGGCTTGCGACTTGGGGCGATGAAGATGGCCGGCGCCGGATGTTGGTCGAGGGCGGCCGTTCGGGCGGAAGACGGGGGGTGACAGTGGATGCAGCATGGGCAGGGATGGCGGACGCCATCGATTACCGCACCGATCCATCGCGCTACCGGCACTGGTCGCTCGCGATCGATGGCGAAGTCGCGACGCTGACTCTGGACGTCGACGAGGACGGCGGCATCCGCCCAGGCTACAGGCTCAAGCTCAACTCCTACGACCTCGGCGTCGATACCGAACTGCACGACGCGCTGCAGCGCATCCGCTTCGAGCATCCCATGGTCCGCACCGTGGTGCTCACCTCGGGCAAGCCGAGAATCTTCTGTTCCGGCGCCAACATCCAGATGCTGGGGGCCTCTTCGGCGGCCTGGGTCGCGAACCTGTGCCGGTTTTCCAGCGAGATCCGCAACGGCATCGAGGACGCCAGCGAACATTCCGGCCTCAAGTTCATCGCCGCGTGCAACGGCACCACCGCCGGCGGCGGCTACGAGCTGGCGCTGGCGTGCGACGAGATCATCCTCGTCGACGACCGCAATTCGGTGGTGTCGCTGCCCGAACTCGTACTGCTGGGGATGCTCAGCGGCACCGGCGGCATCGTCCGCATGACCGACAAGCGCAAGGTCCGCCGCGACCACGCCGACCTCTTCTGCACCACTTTCGAAGGCGTGCGCGGCAAGCGCGCGGTGGAATGGCGTCTGGTCGATGCGGTGGTCAGGCGCAGCCGGTTTGCTGCGTACCTCGCCGAGCGTGCGCAGGCGCTCGCCGCCGGCTCCGACCGCCCCGTCGGCGCCAGGGGGGTGGCTCTGCCCACGCTCGAGCGCAGCGTCGAGGTCGCAGCCAACCACGACGCCCGCTACCACTACGAGTTCGTCGATGTCGCGATCGACGCCGCCGCCCGCAGCGCGACCCTGACCGTGCGCGCCCCCGCCGCCGTCACCGCGACCACGGTTGCCGAAATCGAAGCCCAGGGCGCCAACTGGTGGCCGCTGAAGATGGCACGCGAACTCGACGACGCGATTCTCAACCTGCGCACCAACCACCTCGACATCGGCCTGTGGCAGCTGCGCACCGAGGGTGATGCCGAGGTCGTGCTGGACATCGATGCCACCCTCGTCGCCCACCAGGCGCACTGGTTCGTGCGCGAGACGATCGGCATGCTGCGCCGCACCCTGGCGCGCCTGGACGTGTCCTCGCGCAGCCTCTACGCGCTGATCGAGCCGGGCTCGTGCTTTGCCGGCACCCTGCTCGAGATCGCCCTCGCCGCCGACCGCAGCTACCTGCGCGACGACGAGGGCGGCGCCAACCGCATCGGCCTCACGGCGATGAATTTCGGCCCCCTGCCGATGGTCAACGGCCTGTCGCGCATCGCCTCCCGCTTCTACCAGGAAGAGGGCCCGGTGGCGGCGGTGAAGGCGCGCAAGGGCGAGCTGCTGAGCGCGGCCGAGGCGATGGCGCTGGGCCTGGTGACGGCGATCCCGGACGACCTCGACTGGGCCGACGAAGTGCGCATCGCCTGCGAGGAACGCACCAGCCTGTCGCCCGATGCGCTCACCGGGCTGGAAGCCAACCTGCGCTTCGGCATCACCGAGACCATGAACACGCGCATCTTCGGTCGCCTGTCGGCATGGCAGAACTGGATCTTCAGCCGCCCCAACGCGGTCGGCGAGAACGGCGCGCTGAAGCGCTTCGGTTCGGGCAGAAGCGCGCGCTTCGATTGGGATCGGGTTTGAGCAGGGCCGTGCACCGCACCTTCCCGGAGTCGTGCCCATGAACGTGTTCCGCCGCCATCGCGAGCACCACCGCACCGAACGCAGCGGCTGGCTGCGCGCGAGCGTGCTCGGCGCCAACGACGGCATCGTCTCCACCGCGAGCCTGCTGGTCGGAGTCGCGGCCGCCGGTGCGGACAAGCACAGCGTCCTGGTGGCCGGTGTCGCCGGGCTGGTGGCAGGCGCGATGTCGATGGCCGCCGGCGAGTATGTTTCGGTGCATTCGCAGGCCGATACCGAAAAGGCCGACCTGTCGCGCGAGCGTGCCGAACTGGAGGCCGATCCGGTCGCGGAGCGCCGGGAGCTGACCGCCATTTACGTCGCCCGCGGCGTCGAGCCCGAACTCGCAGCACGGGTGGCCCGCCAGCTGATGGCGCGCGATGCGCTCGGCGCTCACGCGCGCGATGAACTGGGCATCACCGATGCGCTCGGTGCCCGCCCGGTGCAGGCGGGCCTGGCCTCGGCGGCCAGCTTCGCGCTCGGCGCCGCCCTGCCGCTGACGGTGACGGTGGTGATGCCGGCGCACGGCCTGATCCCCGCGATCGCCTCGAGCTCGCTCGCCTTTCTCGCCCTGCTGGGGGCGGTGGCGGCGCGGGTCGGTGGCGCCGATGCACTCGCCGGAGCGGGGCGGGTAAGCGTGTGGGGCGCGCTCGCGATGGCGATCACCGCCGGGGCGGGGGCCTTGTTCGGTGCCGCCGTTTGAGCGCCGGAGCACCGTCGACCCCGAAATGGATTGGCAGCATGTTCCGAACGGGGAGATGTCTCATGAACGCTGCCCGGGAAGCGGATCGGGCATGGCGGGCCCACTACGCATCGACGAGCGCAATTTGTAGCGGTTGCCCGGATGAATCAGGCGGGCATAGCTGATCAGATGATCGTCCGACCAGGTGCGGCGGGTCATGCTCAGACAGGGCGTCGTGGTATCGATGTCGAGCAAGTGCGTCACTTCGGCATCGACCAGCACGGCCTCGACCACATGCTCGACATCGGAAATCGGGCAGCTCGCGACCAGGACCTCATTGGGCGTCTGCTTGGAGAAATCGGTCCGCAAGTAATCGGGAGCCCAGCGCGGATTGACGAAACGATCTTCGAGCTGAATCGGAACGCCATCTTCCCGGTGCACCAGGACGGTATGAAAAACTCGCGCCCCCAAGCGCACGCCCAGACGCAGTGCGACCTCGTCGTCGGCCTGAACCTCCTCGCAGCGAATCACATCGTTGCTGTATTCGTGATCGCGACTGCGCACCTCGGCTGCGATATTGAACACTTCGAGCAAGGAGGACTCCGCCTTGCGGTCGGTGACGAAGGTGCCCAGCCCGGCTTGGCGCACCAGGTAGCCTTTCTGCACCAGGTCGCGGATCGCCTTGTTCGCCGTCATCCGGCTGACGCCGAAATCGCGCGCGAGCTGTTCCTCGGGCGGGATCTGGTGATGAACCGGGAATTCGCTGCTGCGGATGCGCTCGAGCAGGTAATCCTCGATCTGTCGATAACGCGGGGAAGTGCTACTCACGTGTCGTCCTCTGGCTGTCGCTGCGATGCCGGCATGATACCGGCCGATGCTGCCCGCTGCCTCCACGCGTCGGTGCACTGCCCGCTGGGCGCCGGTCAAGCCCACGAGGGTAACAGGCCCGCCGGCATCAGTGCCGACAGCCGGCGCTCGAGCAGCAGCGTGTTCGCCGCTTCGATGTCGGGGGCGAAGAAGCGGTCGCAGTCGTAGAACGGCACCTGCGCGCGCAGCAGGGCGCGCGCCTGCTCGAGCTTCGGCGAACTCTTGTGGCCGTCGCGGAAGTCCAGCCCCTGGCAGGCGGCGAGCCACTCGATGGCGAGCACGCCGCGGGTGTTGGCCGCCATCTCCCACAGCCGGCGGCCGGCGTTGGGCGCCATCGAGACGTGGTCTTCCTGGTTGGCCGAAGTCGGCAGGCTGTCCACGCTGGCCGGATGGGCGAGCGCCTTGTTGTCGCTCGCCAGCGCCGCGGCGGTGACCTGGGCGATCATGAAGCCGGAGTTGACGCCGCCATTGGCGACGAGGAAGGCCGGCAGCTGCGACATGTTCTTGTCCATCAGCAGCGACACCCGGCGTTCGGCCAGGGCGCCGATTTCGGCGAGCGCGAGGGCAAGGTTGTCGGCGGCCATCGCCACCGGTTCGGCGTGGAAGTTGCCGCCGGAGAGGATGTCGCCCCCTTCATCGCCCTCCTCGGCGAACACCAGCGGGTTGTCTGACACCGCGTTGGCCTCGACTTCCAGCACCTCGGCGGCCTGGCGGAGCTGGGTCAGGCAGGCGCCCATGACCTGTGGCTGGCAGCGCAGCGAGTACGGGTCCTGCACCTTGCCGCAGGCGAGGTGCGACCGTGCGATCTCGCTGTCGGCCTCGAGCAGGTGGCGGTAGGCGGCGGCGGAGTCGATCTGGCCGCGCTGGCCGCGCGCCGCGTGGATGCGCGCATCGAAGGGCACGCGCGAGCCGAGCGCCGCTTCCACGGTGAGGCTGCCGCACACCGTGGCGGCGGCGAACAGGTCCTCGGCCTCGAACAGGCCGCGCAGCGCGTAGGCGGTGGACACCTGGGTGCCGTTCAAGAGCGCCAGGCCTTCCTTCGCCGCCAGCGTCAGCGGCGCCAGCCCGGCTACCGCGAGCGCCTCCTTCGCCGCCAGCCACTGGCCGCGGTGGCGCGCTTTGCCCTCGCCGAGCAGGACCAGCGCCATGTGCGCGAGCGGGGCGAGGTCGCCCGAGGCGCCGGCCGAGCCCTTGGCCGGGATGTGCGGATAGACCTCGGCATTGAGCAGCGCGATCAGGGCGTCGATGACTTCGCGGCGGATGCCGGAGAAGCCGCGCGCCAGGCCGTTGACCTTCATCAGCAGGATCAGGCGCACGGTGGCGTCGTCGACCGCCTCGCCGATGCCGGTCGCGTGCGACAGCACCAGCGAGCGCTGCAGCAGCTCGAGGTCCTCGTGGGCGATGCGGGTCTGCGCGAGCAGGCCGAAGCCGGTGTTGATGCCATACACCGTGCGGTTCTCGTCTATGACCTGACGCACGCAGGCGACGCTGCGCTCGATCGCCGCCGCGGCGTTGGCGGCGAGGCGCACGCGCACGGGTTCCTGCCAGGCCTGGCGCAATTGGGAGAGGGTCAGGTGGCCGGGTTGCAGATCAAGGTCGAACATGAGGAGCAAGGTCTCCAGGGGGTGAAGGCAGCGCCGGAGTGCGGTCGTCGACGACCGCGCTCCGGCCCGGGTCTCCGCAACCGGGCAACTCAGGCGGTGGCGGAGACCTGGATGTCGAGATCGCTCCAGATCACGTCGAAGTGCTCGTTGAACTTGGCGGAACGTCGCAGGGCGATCGGATCATCTCCCTCGACCCCGAGATCGATCGGGTAGATCGACTTTACGGTACTCGGTCGATGCGACAGGACGAGAACCCGGTCGGCCATCGCGATAGCTTCGCCGATGTCGTGCGTCACCAGGATGGCGGACTTGTTGCGGTCGCGGATGATCCGCTTGACGTCGCCCTGGAGCACAAGCCGCGTCTGGAAGTCGAGCGCAGAAAACGGTTCGTCGAGCAGGATCACCTTCGGATCGAGCGCCAGAGTCCGCATGAAGGCGACCCGTTGTCGCATGCCGCCCGAGAGCGAGCTCGGTTTGGCCGCCTCGAAACCCGCCAGTCCATAGCTTCTGATCAGCCCTGAAGCGCGCTCCTTGGCGATCGCTGGATCGGTCCCGCGGACCTCGAGACCGAGGGTCACGTTCTCCATGACGGTTCGCCAGGGCAGGAGCAGGTCCTTCTGCAACATGTAGCCGACGTGTCCCCGTGCGCCATCGACCACTTCGCCGTCCACATGGACCGCCCCGGCGGTCGGCGCGAGCAAGCCGGCGATGATGTTGAAGAGCGTGGACTTGCCGCAGCCGGACGGACCGATGATGGCGAGGATCTCTCCCGCGTGGAGCTCGAAGTTGATGCCTCGAAAGACGTTCACCTCTCGCTCGGTACCCTGGTTGAAGGTCATCGAGACATCCCGTGCCTCGAGGACCGCTTCCTTCTTGATCTTCACCATTTGAACCTCGCTTCGACCTTGACCAGCAGGAAGTCGAGAACCAGCGCCATGACCATCAGGCAGAAGATGCCCACGAAGACCGAGTTGAGGTCGTAGAGTGCGCCGGCGTTGTAGATGAAATAGCCGAGACCGACCTTGGCCGAGATGTACTCGCCGACCACCGCGCCAATCATCGCGAAGCCGATGTTGAGGCGCATGGTGGCGAGGATCCATGGGGTCGCTCCGGGGACGATGACCTTTCTCCAGATCGTCAGCCGACGTGCACCGAGCGAGCGCATGAGCTTGACCAAGTCGGGATCCACCTCCTGGGTGCCCTGATACACGGAGATGAGCGCGACGATGAAGGTGAGGCTCGCAGCGATCGCCACCTTGGCACCGATATCTACGCCGAACCACACGACCACCAGTGGCGCAAGCGCGATCTTGGGCACGCCATTGATGGCCACGATGATCGGCCGGAGGATACGCGCCACCGTGTCGGACAGCCAGAGTGCAAGTCCGGTGATGCTGCCGAGGGTGGTCCCCACGACGAAACCCAGGATCGCCTCGAAGGCCGTCGCGCCCGCGTGGGTGAACAACTCCCCGCTGGTGGTGAGCGCGACTAGCTTCTGCAGGATTCCGGAAGGCTGACCGTAGAGGTACACCGGGGCCACGCCGGTACGGACGAGGACTTCCCACAGGATGAGGATGCCGGCGATCAGCAGGGTCTGGTAGATCGGGATCCGTGCCTTCGATGCGGTGGCCTGCGAACCGGTGGCACGGCGCGCAGGCGTCGCCTCGATTTGGGTCACTGTGCTGGCCATCGCGCTCACCCCGCCACACCGAATGCTGCGGTCGCCTTCTGCGCGAACCGGTTATCGACCATCTCCTCGAAAGGCAACTGCTTGCGGATCGTGCCAGCGAGGAAGTCGTGCTCGACACTGGCATCCCATTCGGCCTTGTCGACGATTGGATTGAGCGGCACGTAGCCCGGGGTGGCGAGCAGGCGGGCGCATCCGGCCTCGATGACCTGGCGATCGAGGTTGGAGAACTCCGCTCCCATCGCGCTCACGTAGGCGGCGGAGTTCTCGCGGATGAGCTTCATCGAGGCCGCGAGGGCATTGCAGAAGCGCTGCACGAGATCGGGGTTGGCCTCCAGGTAATCCCGCTTGACCATCACCGAGGTCAGCAGGATCGGCCCCATCTGCTCGGCAAACCCGTACGCGACCTGCAGCCCCTGTTGGGCGGCGATGCTCGCATCCCACTCGAACACCACCCCTACGTCGGCGCGTTTGTCGCGCACCGCCCCCACGATCGAGCCCGGAGGGCCTTCGATGAACTCCACGCCGTCGGCCTTGGGATCCATGGTGGCGAACTTCCTCATGGCGAAAGTCGGTGAGGTGATGGTGTTTGAGGGGTAGCGCAGGCACGCAACCTTCTTGCCCTTAAAGTCGGTGAGTGAGGTGAAGGTAGTCCCCGGCGGCGTGATCACCCACATGCCGAGCGCACCGCACATTTTGGCGACGACGGTCATCTTGCCGCCTTCGAGGGTGGAGTTGACCGCCATGCCGGTGCCGGTCGCGGCGAACTGGCCGCGCCCGGACAACGCGATGGAGACCGGCTCGACCACCGTTCCGCCCACGTTGATGGTGACCTCCAGGCCTTGCTGCGTGAACAGACCATTGCGCGCGGCGACGTAGATGGGGCCGTAGTTGGCGAGCTTGAGGCCGGTTGTCAGGGTGACGGGAATCGCGGCCTGGCCGTAGGCGTCGCGGATGGTGAGCGATGCCAGTCCGGGTGCGGTGCCGAATGCGCCGAGCATCCCGAGCGCCTTGAGCGCGCTGCGTCGACCGGGCCTGTGGTTTTCGTCTTTCATGTTTGAGTCTCCTCCTGTGCTGCGTAGTGTGGGCGTATGAGTCGATGCGCTCTAGCTTGTTACGGCCGGCCTTCCAGCCCGGCAGCCTCTTCGGCGGACGCCATCGGGATCCGCATCTCGAAGGTCTCGTCGACCACGGTGTAGTCGTAGTAGCCGAGACGAGCGATCGGCCGCGCCTTCTTGATGTCGAGCTTGCCGAACGCGTCGATGTATTCGTCCTTGATGTGGATCTTGACGACCTCGGCGAAGACGACGTCCACGGTGCCGACGTTCGAATTGCCCTTCAGCCGGTGGGTGGAGAGGTAGCGGCATTCGAAGTGGCAGGGGCTGTCGGCGACCATGGGCACGTCCGAGAGGTCCGCCTTGACCGTCCGCAGCCCGGCGAGCTTGATCTCGCTTTCTCCGTAGGGGACGGCCATGGCGCTGGTGTTCATCGCCTCGCGCAGATCCCAGGTGACCATGTTCCAGACGAACCAGCCGGTCTTTTCGGCGTTGATCACCGTGTCCTTGCGCCGACCATCCGGGTACTGGTTAGCTGCGAACATCACCATGGGCGGATCGAAGGTGAGGTTCTGCCACTGGCTGTAGGGCGCCAGGTTCTCGACACCGTCCGGGCTGATCGACGATAGCCAGCCGATCGGGCGCGGCACCGTGCACGCCTTGAAGGGAGAGAATGGCAAGGGGCACTTCTCGCTACCGGGCATGTATTTCATGATGGGTCCTTTGTTTTCGCTTACTTGATCATCGGCAGGTCGAGGCCGTTTTCACGGGCGCTATCGATCGCGATCGGGTAGCCGGCATCGGCGTGGCGCATCACCCCGGTACCCGGGTCATTGCGCAGCACGCGGCCGAGGCGGGTGTGGGCTTCGGGCGTGCCGTCGGCGACGATGACGACGCCGGAGTGCTGCGAGAAGCCCATGCCGACGCCGCCGCCGTGGTGCAGCGACACCCAGGTGGCGCCGCCCGCGGTGTTGAGCAGGGCGTTGAGCAGCGGCCAGTCGGAGACCGTGTCCGAGCCGTCCAGCATCGACTCGGTCTCGCGGTTGGGGCTGGCGACCGAACCGGAGTCGAGGTGGTCGCGGCCGATGACGATCGGGGCCTTCAGCTCGCCCTTCGCGACCATCTCGTTGAAGGCCTGGCCGAGGCGGGCGCGGTCCTTGAGGCCGACCCAGCAGATGCGCGCCGGCAGGCCCTGGAAGGCGATGCGCTCGCGCGCCATGTCGAGCCAGTTGTGCAGGTGCGGGTTGTCGGGGATCAGCTCCTTCACCTTGGCGTCGGTCTTGTAGATGTCCTCGGGGTCGCCCGACAGCGCCGCCCAGCGGAAGGGGCCGATACCCTGGCAGAACAGCGGACGGATGTAGGCGGGGACGAAGCCGGGGAAG
Proteins encoded in this window:
- a CDS encoding ABC transporter substrate-binding protein, with the protein product MKDENHRPGRRSALKALGMLGAFGTAPGLASLTIRDAYGQAAIPVTLTTGLKLANYGPIYVAARNGLFTQQGLEVTINVGGTVVEPVSIALSGRGQFAATGTGMAVNSTLEGGKMTVVAKMCGALGMWVITPPGTTFTSLTDFKGKKVACLRYPSNTITSPTFAMRKFATMDPKADGVEFIEGPPGSIVGAVRDKRADVGVVFEWDASIAAQQGLQVAYGFAEQMGPILLTSVMVKRDYLEANPDLVQRFCNALAASMKLIRENSAAYVSAMGAEFSNLDRQVIEAGCARLLATPGYVPLNPIVDKAEWDASVEHDFLAGTIRKQLPFEEMVDNRFAQKATAAFGVAG
- a CDS encoding ABC transporter permease → MASTVTQIEATPARRATGSQATASKARIPIYQTLLIAGILILWEVLVRTGVAPVYLYGQPSGILQKLVALTTSGELFTHAGATAFEAILGFVVGTTLGSITGLALWLSDTVARILRPIIVAINGVPKIALAPLVVVWFGVDIGAKVAIAASLTFIVALISVYQGTQEVDPDLVKLMRSLGARRLTIWRKVIVPGATPWILATMRLNIGFAMIGAVVGEYISAKVGLGYFIYNAGALYDLNSVFVGIFCLMVMALVLDFLLVKVEARFKW
- a CDS encoding flavin reductase family protein yields the protein MKYMPGSEKCPLPFSPFKACTVPRPIGWLSSISPDGVENLAPYSQWQNLTFDPPMVMFAANQYPDGRRKDTVINAEKTGWFVWNMVTWDLREAMNTSAMAVPYGESEIKLAGLRTVKADLSDVPMVADSPCHFECRYLSTHRLKGNSNVGTVDVVFAEVVKIHIKDEYIDAFGKLDIKKARPIARLGYYDYTVVDETFEMRIPMASAEEAAGLEGRP
- a CDS encoding ABC transporter ATP-binding protein; translation: MVKIKKEAVLEARDVSMTFNQGTEREVNVFRGINFELHAGEILAIIGPSGCGKSTLFNIIAGLLAPTAGAVHVDGEVVDGARGHVGYMLQKDLLLPWRTVMENVTLGLEVRGTDPAIAKERASGLIRSYGLAGFEAAKPSSLSGGMRQRVAFMRTLALDPKVILLDEPFSALDFQTRLVLQGDVKRIIRDRNKSAILVTHDIGEAIAMADRVLVLSHRPSTVKSIYPIDLGVEGDDPIALRRSAKFNEHFDVIWSDLDIQVSATA